The following are encoded together in the Kribbella sp. CA-293567 genome:
- a CDS encoding ABC transporter substrate-binding protein yields the protein MRPSARQRSAVLALACSLTLLATACGGSDQQSSSGSGSDSDGPKIELTIATFNEFGYDDLYKEYEAEHPNVKITPRKAKTVDEHIKNLDTNLAAGSGLADIEAMEVSWIYNYLAKADQFADLRDFGADDLTGRWLDWKVAGATTSEGKIIGYGTDIGPEAICYRKDLFAKAGLPTDRAKVAQLFPDWSSYFATGRRFKAKVPNSAWYDSSVLTWEAMRNQLIEAYYSNNDRYLGDENELLKQTWDQIVAGQRDGLSAKLPAWSAPWTKAFKTDAFATIACPGWLLGVIQDNAGSFGKGKWDVANVFPGGGGNWGGSYLTIPMQSGQQAEAAKLAAWLTAPEQQIKVFKKVGSFPSTVDAYDSPQVKSQVNQYFNNAPVGKIFIERAKNVILKQHKGPRDGEINHVFTQALGRVDSGKQHPDDAWRQALRDADKAANLRKGG from the coding sequence ATGCGGCCCAGTGCCCGCCAACGCAGTGCCGTCCTCGCCCTCGCCTGCAGCCTCACCTTGCTGGCGACCGCCTGCGGAGGCAGTGACCAGCAGTCCTCCTCGGGGTCCGGCTCGGACTCCGACGGCCCGAAGATCGAGCTGACCATCGCGACGTTCAACGAGTTCGGGTACGACGACCTGTACAAGGAGTACGAGGCCGAACACCCCAACGTCAAGATCACGCCGCGCAAGGCCAAGACGGTCGACGAGCACATCAAGAACCTCGACACCAACCTGGCCGCCGGTTCCGGGCTGGCCGACATCGAGGCGATGGAGGTCAGCTGGATCTACAACTACCTGGCCAAGGCCGACCAGTTCGCCGACCTGCGCGACTTCGGCGCCGACGACCTGACCGGCCGCTGGCTGGACTGGAAGGTGGCCGGCGCGACCACCTCCGAGGGCAAGATCATCGGGTACGGCACCGACATCGGCCCCGAGGCGATCTGCTACCGCAAGGACCTGTTCGCCAAGGCGGGGCTGCCGACCGACCGGGCCAAGGTCGCCCAACTGTTCCCGGACTGGTCGTCGTACTTCGCCACCGGCCGCAGGTTCAAGGCGAAGGTGCCGAACTCGGCCTGGTACGACTCGTCGGTGCTGACCTGGGAAGCGATGCGCAACCAGCTGATCGAGGCCTACTACTCCAACAACGACCGGTACCTCGGGGACGAGAACGAGCTGCTGAAGCAGACCTGGGACCAGATCGTCGCCGGTCAGCGGGACGGCCTGTCGGCGAAGCTGCCGGCCTGGAGTGCCCCGTGGACGAAGGCGTTCAAGACCGACGCGTTCGCGACCATCGCCTGCCCGGGCTGGCTGCTCGGCGTGATCCAGGACAACGCGGGCAGTTTCGGCAAGGGCAAGTGGGACGTGGCCAACGTGTTCCCCGGTGGCGGTGGCAACTGGGGTGGTTCGTACCTGACCATTCCGATGCAGTCCGGCCAGCAGGCCGAGGCGGCCAAGCTGGCCGCCTGGCTGACCGCGCCGGAGCAGCAGATCAAGGTGTTCAAGAAGGTCGGTTCGTTCCCCTCCACCGTCGACGCGTACGACTCGCCGCAGGTGAAGAGCCAGGTGAACCAGTACTTCAACAACGCGCCGGTCGGCAAGATCTTCATCGAGCGGGCCAAGAACGTGATCCTCAAGCAGCACAAGGGTCCCCGTGACGGCGAGATCAACCACGTCTTCACCCAGGCACTCGGCCGGGTCGACTCGGGCAAGCAGCACCCCGACGACGCCTGGCGCCAGGCGCTGCGCGACGCCGACAAGGCGGCCAACCTCCGCAAGGGCGGCTGA
- the hemW gene encoding radical SAM family heme chaperone HemW, whose translation MPSTLPEGEVAPPDGALPEPAVHEATSRPFGFYLHVPFCAARCGYCDFNTYTAKELGGGGSQASYADSAVAEVRLARRVLGDLDRPVDTIFFGGGTPTLLPAEDLGRMLAAVRDEFGLAPDAEVTTEANPESVDPAYLAAIRAAGFNRVSFGMQSATPHVLQILDRKHTPGRALEAVKEATAAGFEHVNLDLIYGTPGESLEDWRISLESALSAEPDHVSAYALIVEDGTQLARRVRRGELPMPDDDDLADKYVLADDLLTSAGLGWYEVSNWARTPEARCRHNELYWRGDTWWGIGPGAHSHVGGVRWWNVKHPTAYAERLAAGDSPAYAREILDAETRRVERVLLEIRLAAGLPLDVLDDAGRAAAKDAVGNNLLIETQGRLVLTARGRLLADAVVRDLLP comes from the coding sequence GTGCCATCGACACTGCCCGAGGGGGAGGTTGCGCCCCCGGACGGGGCGTTGCCGGAACCGGCCGTTCACGAAGCGACGAGCCGGCCGTTCGGGTTCTATCTGCATGTGCCGTTTTGCGCCGCTCGCTGCGGCTACTGCGACTTCAACACCTATACCGCCAAGGAACTCGGCGGCGGCGGTTCGCAGGCCTCGTACGCCGACAGCGCGGTGGCCGAGGTCCGGCTGGCTCGCCGGGTGCTGGGCGACCTGGACCGGCCTGTGGACACGATCTTCTTCGGTGGCGGTACGCCGACCCTGCTGCCGGCCGAGGATCTCGGCCGGATGCTGGCCGCGGTCCGCGACGAGTTCGGGCTGGCTCCTGACGCCGAGGTGACCACGGAGGCGAATCCAGAGTCCGTCGATCCGGCGTACCTGGCCGCGATCCGTGCAGCGGGCTTCAACCGCGTCTCGTTCGGGATGCAGAGCGCCACTCCGCACGTGTTGCAGATCCTCGATCGCAAGCACACGCCGGGCCGCGCGCTCGAAGCGGTGAAGGAGGCGACCGCCGCCGGTTTCGAGCACGTCAACCTCGACCTGATCTACGGCACCCCGGGCGAGTCGCTGGAGGACTGGCGGATCTCGCTGGAGTCGGCGCTGTCGGCTGAGCCCGACCACGTCAGTGCCTACGCGCTGATCGTCGAGGACGGCACCCAGTTGGCCCGACGGGTGCGTCGCGGTGAGTTGCCAATGCCGGACGACGATGACCTCGCCGACAAGTACGTGCTGGCCGACGACCTGCTCACCAGCGCGGGCCTCGGCTGGTACGAGGTCTCCAACTGGGCCCGTACGCCGGAAGCGCGCTGCCGCCACAACGAGCTCTACTGGCGCGGCGACACCTGGTGGGGGATCGGCCCCGGCGCGCACAGCCACGTGGGCGGCGTCCGCTGGTGGAACGTGAAGCACCCCACCGCGTACGCCGAGAGGCTCGCCGCGGGCGACAGTCCGGCGTACGCGCGGGAGATCCTGGACGCCGAGACGCGCCGGGTCGAGCGGGTGCTGCTGGAGATCCGGCTGGCCGCCGGACTGCCCCTCGACGTCCTGGACGACGCCGGGCGAGCAGCGGCGAAGGATGCGGTCGGCAACAACCTGCTGATCGAGACGCAGGGGCGTCTGGTGCTCACAGCGCGTGGCCGGTTGCTGGCCGACGCCGTTGTCCGTGACTTGCTGCCCTGA
- a CDS encoding MarR family winged helix-turn-helix transcriptional regulator: MSRGQLSSPDRKPLIAVVDRANRALQADMVRSAHRHGFPEIKPAHNAVFATLGTAGGRAIDMAERAGITRQSMGEVIREMVGLGILEMRPDPADRRAKLVTYTEYGLQVAGSGKSRLAELEQRFDEEFGAAEYELARDVLQRLAGLLDRLAAEEAAVDG, encoded by the coding sequence ATGTCAAGGGGTCAGCTGTCGTCACCTGACCGCAAGCCGTTGATCGCCGTGGTCGATCGGGCGAACCGGGCGCTGCAGGCGGACATGGTCAGGAGCGCGCATCGCCATGGCTTTCCGGAGATCAAGCCGGCGCACAACGCGGTGTTCGCGACCCTGGGCACCGCGGGCGGGCGGGCGATCGACATGGCCGAGCGAGCAGGGATCACGCGGCAGTCGATGGGAGAAGTGATCCGCGAGATGGTCGGCCTCGGGATCCTCGAGATGCGCCCCGACCCGGCCGATCGGCGGGCCAAGCTCGTCACGTACACGGAGTACGGGCTCCAGGTGGCCGGGAGCGGAAAGAGCCGGCTGGCCGAGCTGGAGCAGCGCTTCGACGAGGAGTTCGGCGCGGCGGAGTACGAGCTGGCGCGCGACGTCCTGCAACGACTTGCGGGGCTGCTCGATCGCCTCGCTGCGGAAGAGGCCGCAGTCGACGGCTGA
- a CDS encoding Gfo/Idh/MocA family protein, translated as MPTPLKLAVLGFWHVHAKDYARQAQEHPGTELVAVWDDDPALGRPGADHFGVEFTDDLDALLAREDLDGVTITTGTDVHRDIMVKAARAGKHIFTEKLLAPTVAEAEEIIAAADADDVKLVVSLPRLAHGYTQAIREVIAGGELGELTYGRVRLSHDGAVSRDGNEGWLPQRFFDPKAAIGGALTDLGCHPVYLLQLFLGAAPETVSATYRSVAGRGLEDNAVVTVGYPDQRIGVIEAGFASPNPFTIEIFGTNGSLSYTDEGNVLRVSGKQLPVPEHGKDPFAQWVDHIADGTRADDNLARAVELTRMVVAANEAAAKGQVVAYDGRELG; from the coding sequence GTGCCGACACCGCTCAAGCTCGCTGTCCTGGGTTTCTGGCACGTTCACGCGAAGGACTACGCCCGGCAGGCGCAGGAGCATCCCGGGACGGAACTCGTCGCCGTCTGGGATGACGATCCGGCCCTCGGGCGGCCCGGCGCCGACCACTTCGGCGTCGAGTTCACCGACGATCTCGACGCCTTGCTGGCGCGCGAGGATCTCGACGGGGTCACCATCACGACCGGGACCGACGTGCACCGCGACATCATGGTGAAGGCGGCCCGGGCGGGGAAGCACATCTTCACCGAGAAGCTGCTCGCGCCGACGGTCGCCGAGGCCGAGGAGATCATCGCCGCCGCGGATGCCGACGACGTCAAGCTGGTGGTGTCGTTGCCCCGGCTCGCACACGGCTACACGCAAGCGATCCGCGAGGTGATCGCCGGCGGAGAGCTCGGCGAGCTCACCTATGGCAGGGTCCGGTTGTCCCACGACGGTGCCGTTTCGCGCGACGGCAACGAGGGCTGGCTGCCGCAGCGGTTCTTCGACCCGAAGGCCGCGATCGGGGGAGCGCTGACCGACCTCGGCTGCCACCCGGTCTACCTGCTGCAACTGTTCCTCGGCGCCGCGCCCGAGACCGTCAGTGCGACGTACCGGTCGGTGGCCGGGCGTGGTCTCGAGGACAACGCGGTGGTGACCGTCGGCTATCCCGACCAGCGGATCGGCGTGATCGAGGCCGGATTCGCCAGCCCGAATCCGTTCACCATCGAGATCTTCGGGACGAACGGCAGCCTCAGCTACACCGACGAAGGCAACGTGCTGCGGGTGTCCGGGAAGCAGTTGCCGGTGCCGGAGCACGGCAAGGATCCGTTCGCCCAGTGGGTGGACCACATCGCTGACGGGACTCGGGCGGACGACAACCTTGCACGGGCGGTCGAGCTGACCCGGATGGTCGTCGCCGCGAACGAGGCAGCGGCCAAGGGTCAGGTCGTCGCGTACGACGGACGGGAGCTCGGCTGA
- a CDS encoding PHP domain-containing protein — MQLPGDGHVHSEFSWDAGDGAMDLTCARAVELGVPSVAFTEHVDFTPFRAGFLATRFADLVTDGTLHAPELDARGYLESVDRCRAKYPELRILTGLEIGQPQLHGPELTKLLAQGTFDRLVGSLHCLLDGTEYAEPWELYPRYPADEVFRGFLREIPVMVDGSELFEVFAHIDYPIRSWPADARPFDPKDFEDELRQALRSLADGERALEINTRLPLHPTILGWWPEEGGRRITFGSDAHLPAALATGLADAAASASSVGFRPDRKPGDPWRFSN; from the coding sequence ATGCAGCTACCAGGCGATGGGCATGTGCACAGCGAGTTCTCCTGGGACGCCGGCGACGGTGCGATGGACCTGACCTGCGCCCGCGCGGTGGAGCTCGGCGTACCGTCGGTCGCCTTCACCGAGCACGTCGACTTCACGCCGTTCCGGGCCGGCTTCCTGGCCACCCGGTTCGCCGATCTGGTCACCGACGGCACGCTCCATGCCCCCGAACTCGACGCCCGCGGCTATCTGGAGTCGGTGGACAGGTGCCGCGCGAAGTACCCGGAGCTCAGAATCCTGACCGGCCTGGAGATCGGACAACCCCAGCTGCACGGCCCGGAGCTGACCAAACTACTTGCCCAAGGCACCTTCGACCGGCTGGTCGGCTCGTTGCACTGCCTCCTCGACGGCACCGAGTACGCCGAACCGTGGGAGCTCTATCCGCGCTACCCCGCCGACGAGGTCTTCCGTGGCTTCCTGCGGGAGATCCCGGTGATGGTCGACGGCTCCGAGCTGTTCGAGGTCTTCGCCCACATCGACTACCCGATCCGCTCCTGGCCTGCCGACGCCCGGCCGTTCGACCCGAAGGACTTCGAGGACGAACTCCGGCAGGCCCTCCGATCGCTGGCCGACGGCGAACGCGCCCTCGAGATCAACACCCGGCTCCCGCTGCACCCGACGATCCTCGGTTGGTGGCCCGAGGAGGGCGGCCGTCGCATCACCTTCGGCAGCGACGCTCACCTGCCGGCGGCCCTCGCCACCGGACTCGCCGACGCGGCCGCCTCGGCCTCGTCCGTCGGCTTCCGGCCCGACCGCAAACCGGGCGACCCCTGGCGCTTCTCCAACTGA
- a CDS encoding glutamate-cysteine ligase family protein: MDTKELRPLAAGLLAGARRRTTRIAIEQEFLVADLATGAAVPIERVRRAVRFAHAAPYVGFEPGGQLELSLPCAADPAGALQAFTSDLQQHLSAAGIQLAAVPCDSRPEHEVPLQLTSPRYVAMHRHFDAIGPAGRRMMRRTASTQVCLDWWPGAAGAEQWRVLNLAGPFLAALFARSSGLGSRLATWLRADPARTGFDDRLLYGDPVTAYAEFAAGADVFVTGGPADHLTTLFPPVRPRGNYLEVRFLDAQEPANVGPVVTTFANLLYDDELRRRTLRHLEAELPHLADHWYAAAMGDPELTERARQLLPDLEPAA, encoded by the coding sequence ATGGACACCAAGGAGCTACGTCCGCTCGCAGCGGGCCTGTTGGCCGGCGCTCGCCGGCGGACCACCCGGATCGCGATCGAGCAGGAGTTCCTGGTCGCCGACCTCGCGACCGGCGCCGCCGTACCGATCGAGCGCGTACGCCGGGCAGTCCGCTTCGCCCACGCGGCGCCGTACGTCGGCTTCGAACCCGGCGGCCAACTCGAACTCAGCCTCCCCTGTGCCGCCGATCCGGCCGGCGCCCTCCAGGCCTTCACCAGCGACCTCCAGCAGCACCTCTCCGCAGCCGGAATCCAGCTCGCGGCCGTCCCGTGCGACTCACGTCCCGAGCACGAGGTTCCGCTGCAGTTGACGTCTCCGCGGTACGTCGCCATGCATCGCCACTTCGACGCCATCGGGCCAGCCGGGCGTCGCATGATGCGCCGTACCGCCTCCACCCAGGTGTGCCTGGACTGGTGGCCGGGCGCGGCCGGCGCCGAGCAATGGCGCGTCCTGAACCTCGCAGGCCCGTTCCTGGCCGCGTTGTTCGCGAGAAGCTCCGGACTCGGCAGCCGGCTCGCCACCTGGCTGCGCGCCGATCCCGCGCGCACCGGCTTCGACGACCGCCTGCTGTACGGCGACCCGGTCACGGCGTACGCCGAGTTCGCCGCCGGGGCCGACGTCTTCGTCACCGGCGGCCCGGCCGATCACCTGACCACCCTCTTTCCGCCGGTCCGCCCGCGCGGCAACTATCTCGAAGTCCGCTTCCTCGACGCCCAGGAACCCGCGAACGTCGGCCCAGTGGTGACCACCTTCGCCAATCTCCTGTACGACGACGAACTCCGCCGCCGCACCCTCCGGCACCTGGAGGCGGAACTCCCCCACCTCGCCGACCACTGGTACGCCGCTGCCATGGGCGACCCGGAGCTCACCGAGCGCGCCCGCCAACTGCTGCCCGATCTGGAGCCTGCCGCATGA
- a CDS encoding MAPEG family protein translates to MSTVTIVCIALMGVLLFLLGANVTRHRAIRGSNGGNQAPTDPADRLLIAIRAHGNAAEYIPTMIVLLLVCSTLSGSWWVDALAIAAFAVRALHAVGMLTAETLAEHGPLRDLGALGTYLVGITLGVSAVVFI, encoded by the coding sequence ATGAGTACCGTCACGATCGTCTGCATCGCCCTGATGGGCGTGCTGCTGTTCCTGCTCGGCGCCAACGTCACCCGGCACCGCGCGATCCGCGGCAGCAACGGCGGGAACCAGGCCCCGACCGATCCCGCCGACCGGCTGCTGATCGCGATCCGCGCGCACGGCAACGCCGCGGAGTACATCCCGACCATGATCGTCCTGCTGCTGGTCTGCTCGACGCTGTCCGGCAGTTGGTGGGTCGACGCGCTGGCGATCGCGGCGTTCGCGGTGCGGGCCTTGCACGCCGTCGGAATGCTCACCGCCGAGACGCTCGCCGAGCACGGCCCACTCCGCGATCTGGGTGCTCTCGGCACCTATCTCGTCGGCATCACTCTCGGCGTCTCCGCGGTCGTGTTCATCTGA
- a CDS encoding Gfo/Idh/MocA family protein: MAPLKVGLIGGGGIASAHIRGYREHADKIGVTAVADARQETAAARGEELGATAYTDYAEMLASEELDAVDICLPHHLHRDAIVAAAQAGKHILCEKPLCLTAEEAADVRAAVRAGGVTLMCAHNQLFMPAVAKAKELLDAGTIGTVYEVRTTDSFYNDFDPATMGWRASSRTSGGGELIDTGYHPTYLMLHLAGGLPVEATAMLSTHRLKFMEGEDSAQVLIRFDNGVVGQLVTSWAYQPAPNTERFSVVGELGSLRSDGNSLTSRLRSGASETFDLEPNDTFVAEIGHFADSLLGGTRPLHTEEEGLAVLGILLAAYEGARSKTIAPIR; encoded by the coding sequence ATGGCACCGCTCAAGGTCGGACTCATCGGAGGCGGCGGGATCGCGTCGGCCCACATCCGCGGCTATCGCGAGCATGCGGACAAGATCGGCGTCACCGCGGTGGCCGATGCCCGGCAGGAAACGGCCGCCGCTCGCGGTGAAGAACTGGGCGCGACGGCGTACACGGACTATGCCGAGATGCTTGCGAGTGAGGAGCTGGACGCGGTCGACATCTGTCTGCCGCACCACCTGCACCGGGACGCGATCGTGGCAGCAGCCCAAGCAGGTAAGCACATCCTGTGCGAGAAGCCGCTCTGCCTGACGGCGGAGGAAGCGGCCGACGTGCGTGCGGCGGTCCGCGCCGGCGGCGTGACCCTGATGTGCGCGCACAACCAGCTGTTCATGCCGGCCGTGGCGAAGGCCAAGGAACTGCTGGACGCCGGCACGATCGGCACCGTCTACGAGGTGCGGACCACCGACAGCTTCTACAACGACTTCGATCCGGCGACCATGGGCTGGCGTGCGAGCAGCAGGACGAGCGGCGGTGGGGAGCTGATCGACACCGGCTACCACCCGACGTACCTGATGCTGCACCTGGCGGGTGGGCTGCCGGTCGAGGCGACGGCGATGCTGTCCACGCACCGGCTGAAATTCATGGAGGGTGAGGATTCCGCGCAGGTGCTGATCCGGTTCGACAACGGGGTGGTCGGTCAGCTGGTGACCAGCTGGGCCTACCAGCCGGCCCCGAACACCGAGCGGTTCTCCGTGGTCGGGGAGCTGGGATCGCTGCGCAGCGACGGCAACTCGCTCACCTCGCGGCTTCGGTCCGGTGCGAGCGAGACCTTCGACCTGGAGCCGAACGACACCTTCGTCGCCGAGATCGGTCACTTCGCCGACTCCCTGCTCGGCGGCACCCGGCCGTTGCACACCGAGGAGGAGGGCCTCGCCGTACTGGGTATTCTGCTGGCCGCCTACGAAGGTGCGCGGTCGAAGACGATCGCGCCGATCAGATGA
- a CDS encoding SulP family inorganic anion transporter, translated as MSSLTPGSAMPGAEPAPTEQDLTSVRAALRSPRRLRTEVLAGLVVALALIPEAISFSIIAGVDPRVGLFASFTMAVSISFLGGRPAMISAATGAVALVIAPVMRDHGFDHLIATVLLAGVLQILLGVLGVARLMRFIPRSVMVGFVNSLAILIFLAQLPHLIGVPWLVYPLVLAGIAVMVFLPKLTKAVPAPLVAILGVTLIVVVASVTVPTVSDEGKLPESLPSLFWPDVPWNLDTLRIIAPYAVAMALVGLLESLMTAKLVDDVTDTRSGKTREAWGQGVSNVITGFFGGMGGCAMIGQTMINVKASGARTRISTFLAGVFLLILVVGLGDLVGDIPMAALVAVMVMVSVGTFDWHSIRPRTLRRMPRSETLVMLATVVVVVITHNLAIGVIVGVLVAMVLFARRVAHFTSVTTVARPDDDTLVYAVSGELFFASSNDLVYQFDYRGDPAHVVIDLTDSHIWDASTVATLDAITTKYARYGKTVEIVGLNASSAERHERLAGNLGADH; from the coding sequence ATGAGTTCGCTGACGCCCGGGTCAGCCATGCCCGGAGCCGAGCCGGCACCTACTGAGCAGGACCTCACCTCGGTCCGGGCCGCGCTGCGCTCACCGCGCCGGCTGCGGACCGAGGTACTGGCCGGTCTGGTGGTGGCGCTGGCGCTGATCCCGGAGGCGATCAGCTTCTCGATCATCGCCGGGGTCGATCCCCGGGTCGGGCTCTTCGCCTCGTTCACGATGGCGGTGTCGATCTCGTTCCTGGGCGGCCGCCCCGCGATGATCTCCGCCGCGACCGGCGCGGTGGCGCTGGTGATCGCGCCGGTGATGCGTGACCACGGCTTCGATCACCTGATCGCCACCGTGCTGCTGGCCGGGGTGCTGCAGATCCTGCTCGGCGTGCTCGGGGTCGCCCGGCTGATGCGGTTCATCCCGCGCTCGGTGATGGTCGGGTTCGTCAACTCGCTGGCGATCCTGATCTTCCTGGCCCAGCTGCCGCACCTGATCGGCGTACCGTGGCTGGTCTATCCGCTGGTGCTGGCCGGCATCGCGGTGATGGTGTTCCTGCCGAAGCTGACCAAGGCGGTCCCCGCGCCGCTGGTCGCCATCCTCGGCGTGACGCTGATCGTGGTGGTCGCGTCGGTGACCGTGCCGACCGTGAGCGACGAGGGCAAACTGCCCGAGAGCCTGCCGTCACTGTTCTGGCCCGACGTCCCCTGGAACCTGGACACGCTGCGCATCATCGCGCCGTACGCCGTCGCGATGGCGCTGGTCGGGCTGCTGGAGTCCCTGATGACCGCCAAGCTGGTCGACGACGTCACCGACACCCGCTCGGGCAAGACCCGCGAGGCCTGGGGACAGGGCGTCTCGAACGTGATCACCGGGTTCTTCGGCGGGATGGGCGGCTGCGCCATGATCGGCCAGACGATGATCAACGTGAAGGCCTCCGGCGCCCGGACCCGGATCTCGACCTTCCTGGCCGGAGTGTTCCTGCTGATCCTGGTGGTCGGTCTCGGTGACCTGGTCGGCGACATCCCGATGGCCGCGCTGGTCGCGGTGATGGTGATGGTCTCGGTCGGCACCTTCGACTGGCACAGCATCCGCCCGCGGACCCTGCGCCGGATGCCGCGCAGCGAGACCCTCGTGATGCTGGCGACGGTGGTGGTCGTCGTCATCACCCACAACCTGGCCATCGGTGTCATCGTCGGCGTCCTGGTCGCGATGGTGCTGTTCGCCCGCCGGGTGGCTCACTTCACCAGCGTCACCACGGTCGCCCGGCCCGACGACGACACCTTGGTGTACGCCGTCAGCGGCGAACTGTTCTTTGCCTCCAGCAACGACCTGGTGTACCAGTTCGACTACCGCGGCGACCCGGCGCACGTGGTGATCGACCTGACCGACTCGCACATCTGGGACGCCTCCACCGTCGCCACCCTGGACGCGATCACCACCAAGTACGCGCGCTACGGCAAGACCGTCGAGATCGTCGGCCTCAACGCTTCGAGCGCCGAGCGCCACGAGCGCCTGGCCGGCAATCTGGGCGCCGACCACTGA
- a CDS encoding LacI family DNA-binding transcriptional regulator: protein MQGQDSGSPTLEQVAALAGVSRATVSRVVNGSPKVLPETVAAVERAIGVLGYVPNRAARALVTRRTDSVALVVPEPDSRVFSDPFFAGILRGISMTLAPTSSQLVLLIEPAAGDDQRLLRYLRGGHVDGAIIVSHHGRDNVLQELAHLPLPIVFSARPLGVEVPVASVDVDNVAGARTAVEYLLSIGRRKVGTIAGPVDMTAGIDRLTGYQEAVRTAGITEAIAYGDFTADGGEQATVRLLDEHPDLDGIFVANDLMATATLRVLSQRGKRVPADVAVVGFDDSVVATTTTPKLTTVRQPVEKLGTRLAEILLAKLAGADLTSPEIFETELIVRGSA from the coding sequence ATGCAGGGTCAGGACAGTGGGTCTCCGACGCTGGAGCAGGTTGCTGCGCTGGCAGGAGTTTCCCGCGCGACCGTGTCGCGGGTGGTGAACGGATCGCCGAAGGTGCTGCCGGAGACGGTGGCAGCCGTCGAGCGCGCGATCGGCGTACTCGGCTACGTGCCGAACCGGGCGGCCCGCGCGCTGGTGACGCGCCGGACGGACTCGGTCGCGCTGGTCGTTCCCGAGCCGGACAGCCGGGTCTTCTCCGACCCGTTCTTCGCCGGCATCCTGCGCGGGATCAGCATGACGCTCGCGCCGACCTCGTCGCAGCTGGTGCTGCTGATCGAGCCCGCGGCCGGTGACGACCAGCGCCTGCTGCGTTACCTGCGGGGCGGCCACGTGGACGGCGCGATCATCGTCAGCCACCACGGCCGCGACAACGTCCTGCAGGAACTGGCCCATCTGCCGCTGCCGATCGTCTTCAGCGCGCGTCCGCTCGGCGTCGAGGTACCGGTCGCCAGTGTCGACGTCGACAACGTCGCGGGCGCCCGGACAGCGGTCGAGTACCTGCTGTCCATCGGGCGCCGCAAGGTCGGCACCATCGCCGGACCGGTCGACATGACCGCGGGCATCGACCGGCTCACCGGCTACCAGGAGGCCGTCAGGACGGCCGGCATCACCGAGGCGATCGCGTACGGCGACTTCACCGCTGACGGTGGTGAGCAGGCCACGGTGCGGTTGCTGGACGAGCATCCGGACCTCGACGGGATCTTCGTCGCCAACGACCTGATGGCGACCGCGACGTTGCGGGTGCTGTCGCAACGCGGCAAGCGGGTCCCGGCGGACGTCGCGGTGGTCGGCTTCGACGACTCGGTGGTGGCGACCACGACCACTCCCAAACTGACGACCGTGCGGCAGCCGGTGGAGAAGCTCGGCACCCGGCTGGCCGAGATCCTGCTCGCCAAGCTGGCCGGCGCAGATCTGACCAGTCCGGAGATTTTCGAGACCGAGCTGATCGTCCGCGGCTCGGCCTAG
- a CDS encoding aminoglycoside phosphotransferase family protein, whose product MAEIAVDEALVRGLLAEQHPDLAELRLREVVGGWDNQMWRLGDEYAVRIPRTPRAPSLLRTELQWLPSIAERLPLPIPVPLRSGAPSDLFPKPWHVVGWVSGEPADRSPITHAESAEVLAGFLKALHTEAPVDAPISPDRSAPLSKLTAGFDHGLAYAELDDTDLTDEALRDAVRRIWNAGVAAPVWPGAPSWLHADLHPANVLVTNGALSGVIDFGDLCAGDPATDLAAAWLLLPAGSAPRFLEAYGGVDDATIGRALAWAAYRALGLISIGRAGDEGLRGGKPTWRPAGRAALARVLDHAGVVG is encoded by the coding sequence ATGGCTGAGATCGCTGTGGACGAAGCGCTGGTGCGGGGGTTGCTGGCTGAGCAGCATCCGGACCTTGCAGAGCTGAGACTCCGCGAGGTGGTTGGTGGATGGGACAACCAGATGTGGCGGCTCGGCGACGAGTACGCCGTACGGATTCCCCGGACCCCGCGTGCACCGTCCTTGCTGCGGACGGAGTTGCAGTGGTTGCCTTCGATCGCCGAGCGGCTGCCACTGCCGATCCCGGTGCCGCTGCGTTCCGGTGCGCCTTCCGACTTGTTCCCGAAGCCGTGGCACGTCGTCGGTTGGGTCAGCGGTGAACCAGCCGATCGCAGTCCGATCACCCACGCGGAGTCGGCCGAGGTGCTCGCGGGTTTCCTGAAGGCGCTGCACACCGAGGCGCCTGTCGACGCGCCAATCAGTCCCGACCGCAGCGCGCCGCTGAGTAAACTGACCGCTGGCTTCGACCATGGCCTCGCATACGCCGAACTCGACGACACGGATCTCACGGATGAGGCGCTACGCGACGCCGTACGCCGAATCTGGAACGCCGGCGTCGCGGCCCCGGTCTGGCCCGGCGCGCCGAGCTGGCTGCACGCCGACCTCCACCCCGCCAACGTGCTTGTCACCAATGGCGCCTTGTCCGGCGTGATCGACTTCGGCGACCTGTGCGCCGGCGACCCGGCCACCGACCTCGCCGCCGCCTGGCTACTGCTCCCCGCGGGATCGGCGCCCCGATTCCTTGAGGCGTACGGCGGAGTGGACGATGCCACGATCGGACGCGCGCTTGCCTGGGCGGCGTACCGGGCGCTTGGGTTGATCAGCATCGGCCGAGCCGGCGACGAAGGCCTACGCGGCGGGAAGCCAACCTGGCGCCCAGCCGGCCGTGCGGCGCTGGCGCGAGTGCTTGATCACGCGGGGGTTGTCGGTTAG